In Kaistella sp. 97-N-M2, the sequence TTTGGTTGTATAAATTCTGCAAACTGTGCCTTACCTTTATCCGCGAATTTTTCGCCCGTTTTGGCGTTCGTTAAAATTACTTTTCCAGTAGTTCCCACTTTATTTTTCCAGTAATTCTGGGCTTGCACACTAACCAAAGTGCTCAGGAAAATTCCTGCTATAATACTTTTTTTCATATTTTTTTATTTATTTATTTTTTAGAAGCCCACAATTTTTCGCTTCTTCCCGAAATGGTACCCGCTTTCCATTTCAATCTGTCCTTGCGGAAAATAAGGCATTTCGATAATTAAAACTCATCACCGCAAGGCCAGGATTTCCATTGCAATCGGGGCTAAAAGATCATTTTATTTCTATTTTCGAAGATTTTCTTAGTTAAGAATTATACTTCACTTCTACCGTATCGCCGCTCGCTTCGCTCGCGCCAAAAACCCTGTATCCCTCTTCCCTATTGATAAACCCGCACATAATCCACATAAAATTTCTGCGGAAAAACTGCATCGTCAATCCTTCTTTCCCGCCCCAGTCTCCACCGACTGCAAAATTCAAAAGGAGAAAAAAAGGCTGGTCAAAAGGCCAGGCGTCGTACGTTTTTTCCGCATTTTTATAGGTGTAATATTTGGTGGCATCTACGTACATTTCTATTTTCTCCGGAGTCCAGATCATTTTGTAGACGTGAAATTTCTCCGAGGCATCTTTTACCTCAATCGTGTCTGTCTTTTGGGTATTAATTACGTGGTTGTATTTTTTGGTGTGGGCGGTCGCGTGTATAAAACCCTGATGATATCCCACATGCTCCATAATATCTAGTTCGCCGTCGTCCGGCCAGTTTTTCATTTTTTCGCTCATCATCCAGATCGCTGGCCAGGTTCCGCGGCCTTTTGGCAATTTCGCGCGGATCTCGAAAGTGCCGTATTTCCAGGAATGTTTACCGCGCGTCAGTAAGCGCGCGGAGGTATATTTATTCTTTCCCCAGTTTTCTTTTCGGACCTCTATAATTAAGTTTCCGCCTTCTACACGGGCATTTTCTGCACGATTTTCTGTATAAAACTGCGCTTCATGATTGCCGTATCCGCCGCCGCCAACTTCGTACTTCCATTTGGCAGGATCGGGTAAACCTTTATAATTAAATTCATCGCTCCAAACCAGTTTTTGGCCCGTCTTCATGGTTGAAGCCTGAGGCGTGCAGGCGCATA encodes:
- a CDS encoding family 16 glycosylhydrolase, with translation MSHFHTFKSKKLRSAGRIFFAFVMLMLLCACTPQASTMKTGQKLVWSDEFNYKGLPDPAKWKYEVGGGGYGNHEAQFYTENRAENARVEGGNLIIEVRKENWGKNKYTSARLLTRGKHSWKYGTFEIRAKLPKGRGTWPAIWMMSEKMKNWPDDGELDIMEHVGYHQGFIHATAHTKKYNHVINTQKTDTIEVKDASEKFHVYKMIWTPEKIEMYVDATKYYTYKNAEKTYDAWPFDQPFFLLLNFAVGGDWGGKEGLTMQFFRRNFMWIMCGFINREEGYRVFGASEASGDTVEVKYNS